The stretch of DNA atatatatatatataggaatgtATTCAAATGAGGACCTATAGATTATAGTGGATTATAAGGATTAATCGTGTGCATTAGATTGAGAAATTGGATGGTgtagattatttttatttgtgtgaTTATTTTTAAGTTATGCGCTATccgattttgaatttttagggAAGGGGGTTATTTTTGTCATTGTGATGGGGTTTTAATTTTAGTAGCCTGAATTAGCGTGACTATTGGTTTCCTTTTCAATATTGAATTCAGTTTTTATTATACGTTCCTTTTTAGTATTAGAACCAACCGCAGACCTTTCGTGTATTGGTATTGGCAAAGGCGATGGTGGGTTGTTCTTTGCGTACGGGAGGGTTCAGGGTTTCACACCGGTGGTCGTTCGTTTGTTAACGGTCAATGGAGTCCGTTTCTTGGCGCTGGTGAAGACGCCGGTGGCGTGTACGTGGCGGAGGGGAAGGAGCGTTTGTTATACGCCGGTGGTCTTGTGTTCGCAGACGGAGGGTGCAGCGTCCTGGTCAGACTAGAGAGTCGGCAAGTCGAGGTAGGGTTTTGCGGTTTtgtttccaattttttttatacggTATTAGGTTTTTTCCCTATTGTATTAAgtctattatatttttcctcaactCATATTCTTATCATAGTACAGTTCCTTAGAAAATAAAAACCTAAAATCGTAACCGTCACTCAAATCCACAAGATCGGCTGCCGTTGCCACCGCTTGCCAAAAACCTAAAATCGTAATCATCACTCAAATCCACGAAATCAGCCGCCGTTGCTACCGCTTGCCGTCATTATCACATGGCCCTTCTTCTCACTATAAACCTAAAATCGTAACCGTCACTCAAATTCACGAGATCGGCCGCCGTTGCCACGGCTTGCCATCATTATCACATGGCCATTCTTTCCCTCACTATCGATAGTTGTCATCGCTTTCCATCTTACAGTCTCCCAAAGCTAGCCTCTAGCTAATCAACCCTCATCGTCGCTCACCACCACTTGCTACAACTTGCTCAATCCCATTGTTAACACAtggtattttcttttattttatctttaatttaatttctaatttgaatttttgggTTGATCGTGATATTAATGCGatttgttagaatttttttttcaattattgtaaatcttattacttattatatatatattttaattatttttgttttttgtgaattttataaattttgtcaattatctatattaatttcaagttctttttaattttttgaattattttgtgtattttaacaattattttgttacttttttttttttgaaatattttccatttttagaAAATTGTTGCTACTTTTAGAGaagtattataaatatttaggatttattttaaatttttagattttattgtgcattttgttcgggatttattattatttggaaatTATTGTGGATTAGGGTTAATTATTTTAAGGTTATAGGTAATTTAATAGTGACCTTTTGTAAATTATGCTAAGTTATATTGACATGTGATGGATAAATGTTTGGGTCGGGTTGAGTTTTCAACCTTGGAGAAAAGAACTTTATTACAAAgtaagagttttttccacttttggtcctatgactttagtgcttCCGTCAATTAAAGTACACAACTTTCATTCATGACATAAatagtgcttgactttgattttttttcacttttagtccttgattttgatttgttttccacttttagtccttttggctatccgagcgacaacttttaattggaatcaacaaactattgtgccattaagggtaaaagtgtcttttgataaagccctaaatatatttataaataaaatcaaagaaaaaataggAATAATAAACGTTATATGCTTGTTATGCTTGGCTTTTTAAGTGACAACTTTTAATCAGAATCAataaattgttgtgccattaagggtaaaattgtctattgataaatccctaaatacattaaacattatttacccttaatggcacaacagtttgttgatttcgattaaaagttgtcgctcagatggccaaaaggactaaaagtggaaaaaaaaataaaagtcaaggactaaaagtggcaaaaaaattaaagtcaagcactacttatatcaggaatgaaagtcgtgtacctaaattgacggaggcactaaagtcataggaccaaaagtggaaaaaactctacAAAGTAATTAGATTGAATTGGTTTATCATTAAAAGTTATCTTTTTCTACCATTATTGTTTTCTTGCAGGTAAACAGATATGCCAGACTACTTCCCAAGGCTTCTTGAGCCCTTAATTCATCATATTCTATCATTTCTTCCTTTCAAAGAAATCGGCCGCACTTGCGTTTTATCCAAATATTGGAATAGCATTTGGTGCAACTATCCTAATCTGGATTTCTATATGGTGGCAAAAAATCATGATAAACGTTGGTCAAAAGAAAATTCAGAAAAAGCTATTTTTGATTACATGAATAACTCCTTTGATCAGTTCCTAGATGGAAGGCCTTTCATACAAAAACTCGCCCTACATATTGAATGCTGGACTGTGGGGAGAGCTTTGACAACAAAGTTGGATCGTTGGTTACATTTGTTGGTAGACAAGAATGTGTCAATGCTAGTGCTCAGAACTAAAACTCTATGGTCTCCACCCAGATACTATGTTCCTCAGCATGTCTTCATTGCACGAACGCTCGAAGTTTTGGATTTATCTTTCTGTACATTGGATACATGTCACATTGTTCATGTTGATCTACCGAGTCTAGAGACACTCTCACTCTCCCGTTGCTGGATTTTAGGTGACAAATTGCTGCAAAAGATTGTGTGTGGTAGCCCTAAGACTAAACACATTGTGATTTCTTGCTACCTAGGACCACCACCTGTGTGCTCTATTTCTATCCCCAACCTAGTCTCTGTAGCAATGAGACTTGAAGTTTTAGATTTATCAGGGTGTATCTTGGAGGAACATTGCTTTGTTGGTATTGAGTTTCCAAGTTTGGAGAGGCTGGTTTTAAGGAACTGCAGGTTTGTAGGTAACAATTTGCTGGAAAAGATTTTGAGTGCTTGCGGCCCTAGTATGAAGCACATATCAATTTCTTGGTGCAA from Ipomoea triloba cultivar NCNSP0323 chromosome 7, ASM357664v1 encodes:
- the LOC116024338 gene encoding putative FBD-associated F-box protein At5g38570, with the translated sequence MPDYFPRLLEPLIHHILSFLPFKEIGRTCVLSKYWNSIWCNYPNLDFYMVAKNHDKRWSKENSEKAIFDYMNNSFDQFLDGRPFIQKLALHIECWTVGRALTTKLDRWLHLLVDKNVSMLVLRTKTLWSPPRYYVPQHVFIARTLEVLDLSFCTLDTCHIVHVDLPSLETLSLSRCWILGDKLLQKIVCGSPKTKHIVISCYLGPPPVCSISIPNLVSVAMRLEVLDLSGCILEEHCFVGIEFPSLERLVLRNCRFVGNNLLEKILSACGPSMKHISISWCKGIGGSISLSVSCKPLLKGFFLRCDDEFKRIKIDAPNLRTFSYESSNVACVIDLTCCPNLENLYGRIGKTLNHPASALLLHHKI